A window of the Chlorocebus sabaeus isolate Y175 chromosome 8, mChlSab1.0.hap1, whole genome shotgun sequence genome harbors these coding sequences:
- the STMN4 gene encoding stathmin-4 isoform X5, which produces MTLAAYKEKMKELPLVSLFCSCFLADPLNKSSYKYEADTVDLNWCVISDMEVIELNKCTSGQSFEVILKPPSFDGVPEFNASLPRRRDPSLEEIQKKLEAAEERRKYQEAELLKHLAEKREHEREVIQKAIEENNNFIKMAKEKLAQKMESNKENREAHLAAMLERLQEKEPPAAR; this is translated from the exons ATGACCCTTGCTG CCTACAAAGAGAAGATGAAGGAGCTTCCGCTGGTTTCCTTGTTCTGCTCCTGCTTCCTGGCTGATCCCCTAAATAAGTCTTCCTACAAATATGAAG CAGACACGGTGGACCTGAATTGGTGCGTCATTTCCGACATGGAAGTCATCGAGCTGAACAAATGCACCTCGGGCCAGTCCTTCGAAGTCATCCTGAAGCCACCGTCCTTTGATGGGGTGCCCGAGTTCAACGCCTCCCTGCCCAGGCGGCGAGACCCATCCCTGGAAGAGATCCAGAAGAAACTAGAAGCGGCTGAGGAGCGAAGGAAG TACCAGGAAGCGGAGCTCCTGAAACACCTAGCAGAGAAACGGGAACATGAGAGAGAGGTGATCCAAAAAGCCATTGAGGAAAACAACAACTTCATCAAGATGGCTAAGGAAAAACTGGCCCAGAAGATGGAATCCAATAAGGAGAACCGGGAGGCCCACCTCGCTGCCATGTTGGAACGGCTGCAAGAGAAG GAACCGCCTGCTGCGCGGTGA
- the STMN4 gene encoding stathmin-4 isoform X4, with protein MTLAAYKEKMKELPLVSLFCSCFLADPLNKSSYKYEDTVDLNWCVISDMEVIELNKCTSGQSFEVILKPPSFDGVPEFNASLPRRRDPSLEEIQKKLEAAEERRKYQEAELLKHLAEKREHEREVIQKAIEENNNFIKMAKEKLAQKMESNKENREAHLAAMLERLQEKDKHAEEVRKNKELKEEASR; from the exons ATGACCCTTGCTG CCTACAAAGAGAAGATGAAGGAGCTTCCGCTGGTTTCCTTGTTCTGCTCCTGCTTCCTGGCTGATCCCCTAAATAAGTCTTCCTACAAATATGAAG ACACGGTGGACCTGAATTGGTGCGTCATTTCCGACATGGAAGTCATCGAGCTGAACAAATGCACCTCGGGCCAGTCCTTCGAAGTCATCCTGAAGCCACCGTCCTTTGATGGGGTGCCCGAGTTCAACGCCTCCCTGCCCAGGCGGCGAGACCCATCCCTGGAAGAGATCCAGAAGAAACTAGAAGCGGCTGAGGAGCGAAGGAAG TACCAGGAAGCGGAGCTCCTGAAACACCTAGCAGAGAAACGGGAACATGAGAGAGAGGTGATCCAAAAAGCCATTGAGGAAAACAACAACTTCATCAAGATGGCTAAGGAAAAACTGGCCCAGAAGATGGAATCCAATAAGGAGAACCGGGAGGCCCACCTCGCTGCCATGTTGGAACGGCTGCAAGAGAAG gACAAGCATGCCGAGGAGGTGAGGAAAAACAAGGAGCTGAAGGAAGAGGCCTCCAGGTAA
- the STMN4 gene encoding stathmin-4 isoform X2, producing MTLAAYKEKMKELPLVSLFCSCFLADPLNKSSYKYEGWCGRQCRRKDESQRKDSADWRERRAQADTVDLNWCVISDMEVIELNKCTSGQSFEVILKPPSFDGVPEFNASLPRRRDPSLEEIQKKLEAAEERRKYQEAELLKHLAEKREHEREVIQKAIEENNNFIKMAKEKLAQKMESNKENREAHLAAMLERLQEKEPPAAR from the exons ATGACCCTTGCTG CCTACAAAGAGAAGATGAAGGAGCTTCCGCTGGTTTCCTTGTTCTGCTCCTGCTTCCTGGCTGATCCCCTAAATAAGTCTTCCTACAAATATGAAG GCTGGTGTGGGAGACAGTGTAGGAGGAAGGATGAAAGCCAGCGGAAAGACAGTGCTGactggagagaaagaagagcGCAGG CAGACACGGTGGACCTGAATTGGTGCGTCATTTCCGACATGGAAGTCATCGAGCTGAACAAATGCACCTCGGGCCAGTCCTTCGAAGTCATCCTGAAGCCACCGTCCTTTGATGGGGTGCCCGAGTTCAACGCCTCCCTGCCCAGGCGGCGAGACCCATCCCTGGAAGAGATCCAGAAGAAACTAGAAGCGGCTGAGGAGCGAAGGAAG TACCAGGAAGCGGAGCTCCTGAAACACCTAGCAGAGAAACGGGAACATGAGAGAGAGGTGATCCAAAAAGCCATTGAGGAAAACAACAACTTCATCAAGATGGCTAAGGAAAAACTGGCCCAGAAGATGGAATCCAATAAGGAGAACCGGGAGGCCCACCTCGCTGCCATGTTGGAACGGCTGCAAGAGAAG GAACCGCCTGCTGCGCGGTGA
- the STMN4 gene encoding stathmin-4 isoform X3, whose protein sequence is MTLAAYKEKMKELPLVSLFCSCFLADPLNKSSYKYEADTVDLNWCVISDMEVIELNKCTSGQSFEVILKPPSFDGVPEFNASLPRRRDPSLEEIQKKLEAAEERRKYQEAELLKHLAEKREHEREVIQKAIEENNNFIKMAKEKLAQKMESNKENREAHLAAMLERLQEKDKHAEEVRKNKELKEEASR, encoded by the exons ATGACCCTTGCTG CCTACAAAGAGAAGATGAAGGAGCTTCCGCTGGTTTCCTTGTTCTGCTCCTGCTTCCTGGCTGATCCCCTAAATAAGTCTTCCTACAAATATGAAG CAGACACGGTGGACCTGAATTGGTGCGTCATTTCCGACATGGAAGTCATCGAGCTGAACAAATGCACCTCGGGCCAGTCCTTCGAAGTCATCCTGAAGCCACCGTCCTTTGATGGGGTGCCCGAGTTCAACGCCTCCCTGCCCAGGCGGCGAGACCCATCCCTGGAAGAGATCCAGAAGAAACTAGAAGCGGCTGAGGAGCGAAGGAAG TACCAGGAAGCGGAGCTCCTGAAACACCTAGCAGAGAAACGGGAACATGAGAGAGAGGTGATCCAAAAAGCCATTGAGGAAAACAACAACTTCATCAAGATGGCTAAGGAAAAACTGGCCCAGAAGATGGAATCCAATAAGGAGAACCGGGAGGCCCACCTCGCTGCCATGTTGGAACGGCTGCAAGAGAAG gACAAGCATGCCGAGGAGGTGAGGAAAAACAAGGAGCTGAAGGAAGAGGCCTCCAGGTAA
- the STMN4 gene encoding stathmin-4 isoform X7 has product MRRSDTVDLNWCVISDMEVIELNKCTSGQSFEVILKPPSFDGVPEFNASLPRRRDPSLEEIQKKLEAAEERRKYQEAELLKHLAEKREHEREVIQKAIEENNNFIKMAKEKLAQKMESNKENREAHLAAMLERLQEKDKHAEEVRKNKELKEEASR; this is encoded by the exons ATGAGACGAT CAGACACGGTGGACCTGAATTGGTGCGTCATTTCCGACATGGAAGTCATCGAGCTGAACAAATGCACCTCGGGCCAGTCCTTCGAAGTCATCCTGAAGCCACCGTCCTTTGATGGGGTGCCCGAGTTCAACGCCTCCCTGCCCAGGCGGCGAGACCCATCCCTGGAAGAGATCCAGAAGAAACTAGAAGCGGCTGAGGAGCGAAGGAAG TACCAGGAAGCGGAGCTCCTGAAACACCTAGCAGAGAAACGGGAACATGAGAGAGAGGTGATCCAAAAAGCCATTGAGGAAAACAACAACTTCATCAAGATGGCTAAGGAAAAACTGGCCCAGAAGATGGAATCCAATAAGGAGAACCGGGAGGCCCACCTCGCTGCCATGTTGGAACGGCTGCAAGAGAAG gACAAGCATGCCGAGGAGGTGAGGAAAAACAAGGAGCTGAAGGAAGAGGCCTCCAGGTAA
- the STMN4 gene encoding stathmin-4 isoform X1, protein MTLAAYKEKMKELPLVSLFCSCFLADPLNKSSYKYEGWCGRQCRRKDESQRKDSADWRERRAQADTVDLNWCVISDMEVIELNKCTSGQSFEVILKPPSFDGVPEFNASLPRRRDPSLEEIQKKLEAAEERRKYQEAELLKHLAEKREHEREVIQKAIEENNNFIKMAKEKLAQKMESNKENREAHLAAMLERLQEKDKHAEEVRKNKELKEEASR, encoded by the exons ATGACCCTTGCTG CCTACAAAGAGAAGATGAAGGAGCTTCCGCTGGTTTCCTTGTTCTGCTCCTGCTTCCTGGCTGATCCCCTAAATAAGTCTTCCTACAAATATGAAG GCTGGTGTGGGAGACAGTGTAGGAGGAAGGATGAAAGCCAGCGGAAAGACAGTGCTGactggagagaaagaagagcGCAGG CAGACACGGTGGACCTGAATTGGTGCGTCATTTCCGACATGGAAGTCATCGAGCTGAACAAATGCACCTCGGGCCAGTCCTTCGAAGTCATCCTGAAGCCACCGTCCTTTGATGGGGTGCCCGAGTTCAACGCCTCCCTGCCCAGGCGGCGAGACCCATCCCTGGAAGAGATCCAGAAGAAACTAGAAGCGGCTGAGGAGCGAAGGAAG TACCAGGAAGCGGAGCTCCTGAAACACCTAGCAGAGAAACGGGAACATGAGAGAGAGGTGATCCAAAAAGCCATTGAGGAAAACAACAACTTCATCAAGATGGCTAAGGAAAAACTGGCCCAGAAGATGGAATCCAATAAGGAGAACCGGGAGGCCCACCTCGCTGCCATGTTGGAACGGCTGCAAGAGAAG gACAAGCATGCCGAGGAGGTGAGGAAAAACAAGGAGCTGAAGGAAGAGGCCTCCAGGTAA
- the STMN4 gene encoding stathmin-4 isoform X6, which yields MTLAAYKEKMKELPLVSLFCSCFLADPLNKSSYKYEDTVDLNWCVISDMEVIELNKCTSGQSFEVILKPPSFDGVPEFNASLPRRRDPSLEEIQKKLEAAEERRKYQEAELLKHLAEKREHEREVIQKAIEENNNFIKMAKEKLAQKMESNKENREAHLAAMLERLQEKEPPAAR from the exons ATGACCCTTGCTG CCTACAAAGAGAAGATGAAGGAGCTTCCGCTGGTTTCCTTGTTCTGCTCCTGCTTCCTGGCTGATCCCCTAAATAAGTCTTCCTACAAATATGAAG ACACGGTGGACCTGAATTGGTGCGTCATTTCCGACATGGAAGTCATCGAGCTGAACAAATGCACCTCGGGCCAGTCCTTCGAAGTCATCCTGAAGCCACCGTCCTTTGATGGGGTGCCCGAGTTCAACGCCTCCCTGCCCAGGCGGCGAGACCCATCCCTGGAAGAGATCCAGAAGAAACTAGAAGCGGCTGAGGAGCGAAGGAAG TACCAGGAAGCGGAGCTCCTGAAACACCTAGCAGAGAAACGGGAACATGAGAGAGAGGTGATCCAAAAAGCCATTGAGGAAAACAACAACTTCATCAAGATGGCTAAGGAAAAACTGGCCCAGAAGATGGAATCCAATAAGGAGAACCGGGAGGCCCACCTCGCTGCCATGTTGGAACGGCTGCAAGAGAAG GAACCGCCTGCTGCGCGGTGA